In a single window of the Gadus macrocephalus chromosome 6, ASM3116895v1 genome:
- the ptger4a gene encoding prostaglandin E receptor 4 (subtype EP4) a, giving the protein MSGPDLQQVITMSNHSMTGRTMVPTIPSIMFIFGVVGNLIAIVVLCKSRKEQKETTFYTLVCGLAVTDLLGTLLASPVTIATYVKGSWPGGDALCQYFGFTMLFFSLAGLSIICAMSIERYIAINHAYFYNDYVDQRLAGITLVAIYFSNAFFCALPGMGFGQIKKQYPQTWCFIEWRSNVTSDAAYTYTYAGFSSVLILATVICNVLVCGALIRMHRRFVRRMSLGTDIARNVSVDPRRRSRSFGRTAGVEIQMVILLIGTSVVVLICSIPLVAQVFLNQLYKTPVELKLDRNPDLRAIRFASFNPILDPWIYILLRKAVLRKLMEKIKCLFCKMGAHAGQQRRHGNFHCIDAHQLSSVLSSRDSHSLVSTRELQTDTTGGGGGGGDPLVFLYLPGGSEVFAGSSHLTEVSRSRSASRDASPRNSRCSLPSAGGGDAGVVHGGKEGTDPVESLRAALIVLRSRPKDQSLQVLLDNATVDEKCI; this is encoded by the exons ATGAGTGGTCCTGATCTACAACAAGTCATCACAATGAGCAACCACTCCATGACAGGTAGGACCATGGTGCCCACCATACCATCCATCATGTTTATCTTCGGTGTGGTTGGCAATCTTATTGCTATAGTGGTCTTGTGCAAATCACGAAAAGAACAGAAAGAGACCACGTTTTACACCCTGGTTTGTGGCTTGGCGGTGACAGATCTACTAGGGACCCTTCTGGCCAGTCCGGTCACTATCGCCACTTATGTCAAGGGGTCCTGGCCGGGGGGAGACGCGCTCTGCCAGTATTTTGGATTTACCATGCTCTTCTTCTCGCTGGCGGGACTCAGCATCATATGTGCAATGTCGATAGAAAGATACATCGCCATCAACCACGCTTATTTCTACAACGACTACGTTGACCAGAGACTGGCGGGGATTACACTTGTTGCGATCTACTTTTCCAATGCATTTTTCTGCGCGCTGCCAGGCATGGGGTTCGGACAAATAAAAAAGCAATACCCTCAAACCTGGTGCTTCATAGAGTGGCGGAGCAACGTGACCAGCGACGCCGCCTATACCTACACCTACGCCGGGTTCAGCTCCGTTCTGATTCTCGCCACCGTCATCTGTAACGTGTTGGTGTGCGGGGCGCTGATTCGGATGCACCGGCGCTTCGTCCGCCGGATGTCCCTAGGGACCGACATTGCACGGAATGTATCGGTCGACCCAAGGAGGAGAAGCCGCAGCTTCGGACGCACGGCAGGTGTAGAAATTCAGATGGTTATTCTGCTCATAGGAACctcggtggtggtgctgatcTGCTCGATTCCACTAGTT GCGCAGGTGTTCCTGAACCAGCTGTACAAGACCCCCGTGGAGCTGAAGCTCGACCGGAACCCGGACCTGCGCGCCATCCGCTTCGCCTCCTTCAACCCCATCCTTGACCCCTGGATCTACATCCTGCTGCGCAAGGCCGTGCTCCGCAAGCTCATGGAGAAGATCAAGTGCCTCTTCTGCAAGATGGGCGCGCACGCCGGCCAGCAGCGGCGGCACGGCAACTTCCACTGCATCGACGCCCACCAGCTCTCCTCGGTCCTCTCCAGCCGGGACTCCCACTCGCTGGTGTCCACCCGGGAACTCCAGACCGACAccaccggcggcggcggcggcggcggcgacccTCTGGTGTTCCTGTACCTGCCGGGAGGAAGCGAGGTGTTCGCGGGGAGCAGTCACCTCACCGAGGTCTCCCGCTCCCGAAGCGCCTCGCGGGACGCGTCGCCCAGGAATTCCCGGTGTTCACTTCCGTCGGCCGGGGGCGGCGACGCCGGGGTGGTCCACGGCGGAAAGGAAGGGACGGACCCCGTGGAGAGCCTCAGAGCGGCCCTGATCGTCCTGCGGTCGCGGCCCAAGGACCAGTCGCTGCAGGTGTTGCTGGACAACGCCACGGTGGACGAGAAGTGCATCTGA